Within the Acidobacteriota bacterium genome, the region GGCAGCACAAATCTACCGATTCGCCCTGCTGGAGACCTACCGAGAGCGCGGTATTCATGAGACAGGGGATGACAACCCGGATCGCGACAAGTCCAGGGTGTTGAACGGACCCACAGTATGACAAGGAGAGGATAATGATCGACAAGTTCAAGCCGTACCTCAACGACAGAGATCTCTTGGAGGAGGTGGTCGCAGCGAACGGCAGGAATACCTATCTGATGCCGTCGCGCCGCAATGCGGGGCACGTGGCCCTTGCTCTGGTCCGCGAGATCATAGCTCCGACCGTGTTCCGAAACGCGGAAGAGGAAATTACGGACATCGAAGATCGTGACGGCGTCCGCCGGGTGCGGGCAACCCCAAGCAAGTTCAAATTCGGCGAGCGCGGCCGGGGATTGCTCGTCCTGCGCGCATGGAACGTGGGCGGCCGACTCCCACAGAACCGCACTGCTGTCGGCATCCGGATGCCGATTCGGAATGCGTTCGACTTGAACACCTTGGTTTTCGGCGACTCCGCCATGTTGGGTACACGTGTACTACCGGTGAAGGCAACGGTGCAGTACTCGGACGCGCTCAGCACGGTTGCGTACCGCGACGCCGTGGGGGAAAGCTTCCACCATCGCGGAGACGAGACAGGAACCCTCTGGGACGCGGAGAAGCATAGAAATACGGAAAACTTGTTCTCTAGGCACTTCGTGCGGCCCGGCACCTTTCTGATCCAGATTCTATCCTGCAACGGTCGGCAACTTCCTCCGATCGGGCTCGATCACCTGCTGCTGAGCATCGGTTTAGCCGGATCCTACGGTGGTCAGACCTCGGTCACCGGCATCAACGTGCGTACCCATATCGCCGGAATATTCGCTGCGCGTCTAGAAGCACCAATTTCTTCGCCTTACGAGTTGCTCCGGCATTTGCCGCCGAAGTCCAACTCGGTGGAAACCCTAACAGCTGCTGTTGAGAACGTGATGTCGCAACACTACCGAGTCCACTCCGCTTCGGATGAAGCGTGCGCTTACCAACGACAGTTGATTGACGCGTTCGAGCGCGACGAGCCTAACCTACGGTCCCGCTACGAAGCTGCAGCCCCGAGGATCGCCGATCTATTCGAGCAGTACTTTGACCCGAAAAAGGCGTAAACAATGCCTGGAGCTATATTCCCGTTTCGACTGACCGCACTGTCTCCCTGGGCATGGCACGGGCTCGCCGTACCCTCCGGAACTTCGACTCTCAATGACATAGTGACCGACACGGCTATGGCGTTCGGCACGGCCACCGCACTTGGCATGGCTTCCCGATCGCCGTGTTTGCCCTCAGCACCCGACTACCGTGGGCACTTGGCCGCCTTGCCGTTCAAAACGACACTGTTTCTGGGGTATGGGAACCGGCTCAATCGGCCGCTGGCCCGCCGCCTCAACCTTGACGCCGAATGCGGCATGCCAAAGAGCGTCGACACGGCGCGCAAGAGTGGCAATATCAAGGACTACTACCACATCCAGGAAGTCGCGGCGGGTTCAGTCTTTCACGGCTGTTTTCTGCATGAGGATCCTCTCAGGATCGTGCAAGAAGCATACGGGAAACGGGCCGACCGGCTCGTCATCCGTCTCGGGCTCGGCCGAAACGGTGCCGGCCTTCTCGAACGCTGTCCCAAAGGCCATGATATCTGCCTCAACCTGCATACGGCGAGGCTATTCGATTTGGATGTCGACCTTGGCGCCGGGCCGTACCGTCTGCATAACATCCAACCCAGCCAACCCCTGGAACCGGAGATAGCATTGCAGGTTACGGGTGGCTGGTCATAGATCAAGTCGATGATCATCAGATCACACTCTGTACCGATACTGCCCAGCGGGCTGTCGCCGATGCAGGAGCGCCTCCTGCGGTCCGAGAAGCATGTTCGACTTGTGTCGGCGCCGACCGGCTCTGGAAAGACCTACGCATTTTTGCGAGCCGTCCTCGACCTGGAGACCCATGTATTGTTCATCGTTCCGACCAAACGACTGCTTCAGAACTTGATCAAGGACGCCCGCGACCAAGCTCGGAAGCACCTTGCCGAGCGCGGCTTGGATACCCTTCAGATTGACTCCTGGCTCGACGATCGAATCATCGAATGGTCTGGCAACCAAACGAGAGACGGGCGTGAGAGGCTCGCTACAACGCGGGTGCGCCAGATCCTGGACGGCGCGCATTTGGGTGGACGGGTCATCTTTGCCATACCCGAGGTGGTGGTCAAGATGATCTCCGGAATCCGGGTAACTGGGGCGGGAGCGATCAATCCGTTTCTCTACCTGCGCCGCTTCGACCACATCGTCTTCGACGAGTTCCATACAATCGATGATCGATCATTTGGCTTGGCCTGCCTGCTATCGCTGCTGGCTGTCTCGGAACGTCAGGGAAAGGTGTCGCTCCTGTCGGCCACGCCTATCGACGTCACAAAGATATTCGAACAAGTCGGTGTAGGACCGCATGATTGCGAGACGATCAGCGAGAGGCTCGCCGACGGACATCCGCCCGGGCATCGACCCATCCATGGCGACGTTTCCATCACCTTGCGCGAGTGTTCCCTGCTCGATTCGGTCCCACCGCACCTCGACGCCGTCTGCGCGTCAATCGCCGACGGTCACACCGTCATCGTGATCTATGACTCGCTGGCACGACTCAAGCTTGAGGAACCTGAATTGCGGAGGACACTGAATGCCGCCGGCATTCCGGACTCCAAGATCCTCGCGATCAACTCGATCGACGACTCGGAACGGAAACCGGGCGAACCGCGCCGTGGACGAAAATACGAAGATCCACACGATTACGACGTGCTCGTGTGTACTTCTTCAGTTGAAGTTGGCGTCACTTTCCGATGCACGCTCATGTTCACGGAACCCGGACACGGGCTCGCCAGTTTCGTGCAGCGTATTGGGCGTGTCTCGCGCGGCTCCGAAGGCGGAAGAGTCGTCGTTTCGTTGTATCGACAGCGACGCAATCGCAAAACGTGGACTCGGCGGGTTGCGGATGTCCTCGAGCATCACGACGATCTCGATGTCCGCGTATTCATCGATGAGATCCTCCGCGACGTGCGGAGTCGTCTTGAGCCCACGCGGAAGGAAGTTGAAGCCGACTTCTCGAAGGTAGGCGCGTCGGTACCATTCTACCGCCGTGCTTCCTGGCGAGGAGCCTTCTGGGCAGCCCTGTTCGTAGCTGCAATCCGGCGGACGAAGATGACCGTACAGAAGGAAGCGAGAAATCGACTTTGGAAAATCGCTCCCGAGATCGTGAAGTTTGTCGAGGCAAAGATCGGGGAAATACTGTCGGTCGGTGTAGTGAACCACAACCTGAGGCGGCAGTCCCAGCCGCACAAAAGATGGGTGAAAGCGCTTCTCGCAAGCGCTCTCACCTACCGTGAAATCGGTGCTACGATCATAGTCGTGGACCCGAACGGCACGCGCCACACGGTTACAGAATCTTTCTTGCGAAGAGCCACGGACATCCTTAACCGTCACATCGCGACCGAAACGGATGGCGAACGGATCATCCACCTCATGTCGCGACCTCTCGATGAGGAAATCAGAGCGTTCCCGGGGAAACTGCATGCACAGCGGTTGACTCTGTATGTCCCTTCGCCGATCGATGAAGGTAGCTTTTCAATATCGATCCGTGAACTGGAAAAGGGTAGCGAACAACTCAACTTGCGTTTAGTCGGCGAGTGGCGTCACCGGTTCGGTCGATTCATCCCAGGACCGGGAGAAAGTCCCCGAGATCCTCGAAAAAAGGTGATGGCAGCGGCCACCGCACTGGTCGAGAAACTCGGCAGGCCACCCCTGGATGAAGACTACGAGGATTCTTCACAAAGCGCGCTTTTTGCGTGAATTGGCTGAACAGCACGGGCTCCACGGGCTCTATTTCCAACACGTCGCGTTGTGTCGGCGGCGCGCGTGGCTTCATCTGATGGGCGCGACCCACGCCGTCTATCACGACCGAGTCCGCAGAGGACTTGCCCTTCACCACACGGAAAAGCGACCCAGCAAGGTGCCAAAGGGTCTCGGCATCGTGCCCGATGCAATTGATTTCGAGCGACGGATCGTGATCGAGAGAAAAGGCGGTGCCGGGGCGCGTCATGCAGTCTCGCGACAAGCTCTTTTCTATGCGGCATTCATGACGGGCGCCACCGGAGACCTGTGGCAAGCTGAAGTCCATATTTACGGGTCTCAGAAAAAGACGACCTACGAGTTGACCGAGAATGTAATTGGCCAGCTCATTCGTGACGCGCAGGATGCCCCTGCCCTGATGGATGGCCCTCCGCCCGCGGCACACGCCATCCCTCTGTGTGAAGCGTGTAGCTGCAATCTGATTTGCTGGGATGAGTAGCAATATGGATGTCGTCATAATCCCACGCGATGCGCGCCTGAACCGACACGAAAACGCACTCGTCGTGACCTCTGACTCCAGACGCAAGACCATTCCGCTGAACGGCATCAAGCACATCGTGTGCATGGGCAACGGTTCCATTACTATTCCCTTGCTCAAGGATATGGGGCGTCGGGGAATCCGATTTACGGTTCTCGACGCAGGCGGGCGCTTTCTCGGGGCATTCGAGCCGGAGGAGGAAACACCGTCCGGGAGGGTACGCGTGGGCCAAGCTCAATTGTTCCTGGACGAGATTGCCCGTTTGACGATTGCTCGGGCAATCGTGGGATCGCAAATAAAATCGATGCGCGGATTGTTGCAGCGTTACCGCCGCAACGGCACAACAGGTCTCGACCTGTCATTGGAAGGTTTGCAGAGCGCAATCGGTATTTCCGATGGAGCGACTAGCATTGAGATTCTGATGGGTGCTGAAGGGCATGCACGAGCGTTCCTGCACGACGCATTTGGGCGAATCTCTCCAGACGCGAAGCTGGCACGCCGCGTCCGGCGACCGCCCCCCGATCCGGTCAATTGCCTCATGTCTTTCTTCAATATGTTGCTCTATTCCGCGTGCGCGAACGAACTTGCAAAGACGCATCTTGACCGAAGCGTCTCGTTTCTCCATTCACCAGGGACAGGGCGTCGTTCGCTGTCGATCGACATGGCGGAAACTTTCAGGCCAATTCTCTCGGATGCACTTCTGCTGTCGATTTTTCGCCGCCGTCAAATTGACGAATCCTGGTTGAAACGCGCTCCTGGAGTGTGCCTACTCAGTGAGAAGGGAAGGATCAAAGCGACCGAACGTTTCTGGTCACGCATCGAGGAACGACATGGAAATCTGACCCTTCGCCAATTGATTCACCGGCAATGTCTTTCGCTAGAGCGCGAAGCGCTAGGCATCGGGCAGTTCAGACCATTCATGTGGAGAGGGTGATCCTGTGTTCGTGATAATCACCTACGATGTCCCCGCCAAAAGAACGGGGATTTATAGAAAGCTCCTCAGAGAATTTCTGACACACGAACAGGCATCCGTGTTTATGGGTGACCTGCCTGAGTCTGAGATTCTCAGAATGGTGGCCAAGATCTCTGAGAAGATAGGCCCTGATGACCGTGTGCTGAAGCTCGTTTGTCGAAATCGGCACAACGTCGAAGTGTGCCGACTCAGCAAAGAAGCCCTGGGAGGTCAGATGCGCGAGGAGAGGGACAACTGGCATGGTAATAACTGGGCACTTGTCTAAAATCCCGAACGTTTGCGCCTGAGGATGAAACTGGCACCGGTCCAGTGTCCAAGCGCAAATTTTTGCCCAACGGCCAGCATTTCATGTTTAGTTTATAGATCAGCGTGTACGAGAGTCCTTAGAGAATAAGGGGTTCCTGATCCCCATGAGGGGTAATGAGCATTGATCGTGTACCCCTTTCGGAGCGACTACTAGAAGTTCCTGATCCCCATGAGGGGTAATGAGAACCGGTCCAGTTCGAGCAGCCGGTCCAGCTCTTCCTGTTCCTGATCCCCATGAGGGGTAATGAGCTGTAGTCCTGGTACGAGACCGGCGTCTGCCCGGTGTTCCTGATCCCCATGAGGGGTAATGAAACCTTGCCGACCATCGCCCTGTACGCGATCAACAAGGTTCCTGATCCCCATGAGGGGTAATGAGTTCTTTTTGCGGGTTCTTCTTACAACGGGCAGTTGGGTTCCTGATCCCCATGAGGGGTAATGAGTTCCTCGCCTCCGCTCTGCTCTGGCAGATGCACAAGGGTTCCTGATCCCCATGAGGGGTAATGAGGTTTGTACTGTCTGCTCCTTCATGCGTTCCTCCTCGGAGTTCCTGATCCCCATGAGGGGTAATGAGTTCGGCGCCCTGGACGGCGCTATAGCGTTGCTTATTCGGGTTCCTGATCCCCATGAGGGGTAATGAGATGTGGGCAAGAGTAATCAGAATCGCCCCCAACATAGTTCCTGATCCCCATGAGGGGTAATGAGTTTATTCTTACAAGACGCCATGTTCTCAAAATCTGACCGTTCCTGATCCCCATGAGGGGTAATGAGCTCCGTGTGGTCGCCCTTCAGCCGTGCGTTGATCGCGTTCCTGATCCCCATGAGGGGTAATGAGGTGACCGCCGCCTGGATGAAGCTGGACACCGGTTGAGGTTCCTGATCCCCATGAGGGGTAATGAGTTCTGCCTGGTCGCCATGATCGTCGCCGAGAACCGCGTTCCTGATCCCCATGAGGGGTAATGAGGTGACTGCCGCGAGGCGGCGACGAGCAGGTTCCGTGGTTCCTGATCCCCATGAGGGGCAGTCAGTCTTCTCAGACTGACTGCCCCTCATTCTATCCGTAATTGCCAAGGCGAGGATACCCTCACCTCGGACCGTCTACCATCGGCGGCCGAGCGATGTCTACCGATTGTGGCTCGTAGCGCTTGACATCGATCTCATCCTCTCGTGCTTGCGCCTGGGCGACATCATATGCCGCCTGTAGCCGTACCCAGGTCTCCGTCGTTGAGCCAAAAGCCTTCGCAAGTCGGACCGCCATGTCGGCTGAAATACGGGCATGGCAATTCACCAGATTCGAAAGTGCCTGGCGACTGACGCCGAGGATCCTTGCGCCTTCGGTGACGTTGAGGCCAAGCGACTCTAGACAGGAAACACGCACGACCTTGCCAGGATGCGGCGGGTTCTTCATAGGCATATCGACTTCCCCTTCATTTAATGATAGTCGATCAATTCGACATCGTAGACATCCTCGCCTTCAAAACGGAAAATGATTCGCCAGTTGGCTTTCACGGTCACGGACCAATAGCCTCTCAGCTTGCCTTTGAGGGCATGCAGCCGGTATTGCCGAAGTCGCATCGCTTCAGGAGACCTGGCGACATCAAGCTGGGCGAGCATGACTTCCACCCGATCATGCAGATCGGGACGGATGAGGCTGCGGTTTCCGCGTTCGTAGAAACGCTTGAGCCCACGATGTCGGAAGCCTCGTATCATTTAGAGAATGTAGAGTGTCTAGCGACACTTGTCCAATAGATGCTGGTGCCTCTTTCTGCGAACCATCTAATCATTTGATGTGCCGGGCTCTTTGTGAACTTTTTTGAGTTTCCGACCGTGATGTGGCCAAACGGCGGTGAGGTAACGATTGCTTCCGGATCGCCACTACAAAAAAGGCGGCGCACCTCATTGAGAGTTACGTGTTTATCAGTCATCTAACGAGTTGCCCAACCATCCGTGGCACAATTATCCGATGGGGCTGCTCCATGACACTGCCGCCAGGAATTTGGTAGGCTCCTCCTAACCCAAAATAGCCGG harbors:
- the cas2 gene encoding CRISPR-associated endonuclease Cas2, coding for MFVIITYDVPAKRTGIYRKLLREFLTHEQASVFMGDLPESEILRMVAKISEKIGPDDRVLKLVCRNRHNVEVCRLSKEALGGQMREERDNWHGNNWALV
- the cas1 gene encoding CRISPR-associated endonuclease Cas1, with the protein product MDVVIIPRDARLNRHENALVVTSDSRRKTIPLNGIKHIVCMGNGSITIPLLKDMGRRGIRFTVLDAGGRFLGAFEPEEETPSGRVRVGQAQLFLDEIARLTIARAIVGSQIKSMRGLLQRYRRNGTTGLDLSLEGLQSAIGISDGATSIEILMGAEGHARAFLHDAFGRISPDAKLARRVRRPPPDPVNCLMSFFNMLLYSACANELAKTHLDRSVSFLHSPGTGRRSLSIDMAETFRPILSDALLLSIFRRRQIDESWLKRAPGVCLLSEKGRIKATERFWSRIEERHGNLTLRQLIHRQCLSLEREALGIGQFRPFMWRG
- a CDS encoding Dna2/Cas4 domain-containing protein, whose amino-acid sequence is MKTTRILHKARFLRELAEQHGLHGLYFQHVALCRRRAWLHLMGATHAVYHDRVRRGLALHHTEKRPSKVPKGLGIVPDAIDFERRIVIERKGGAGARHAVSRQALFYAAFMTGATGDLWQAEVHIYGSQKKTTYELTENVIGQLIRDAQDAPALMDGPPPAAHAIPLCEACSCNLICWDE
- a CDS encoding HigA family addiction module antitoxin yields the protein MPMKNPPHPGKVVRVSCLESLGLNVTEGARILGVSRQALSNLVNCHARISADMAVRLAKAFGSTTETWVRLQAAYDVAQAQAREDEIDVKRYEPQSVDIARPPMVDGPR
- a CDS encoding DEAD/DEAH box helicase, which gives rise to MIIRSHSVPILPSGLSPMQERLLRSEKHVRLVSAPTGSGKTYAFLRAVLDLETHVLFIVPTKRLLQNLIKDARDQARKHLAERGLDTLQIDSWLDDRIIEWSGNQTRDGRERLATTRVRQILDGAHLGGRVIFAIPEVVVKMISGIRVTGAGAINPFLYLRRFDHIVFDEFHTIDDRSFGLACLLSLLAVSERQGKVSLLSATPIDVTKIFEQVGVGPHDCETISERLADGHPPGHRPIHGDVSITLRECSLLDSVPPHLDAVCASIADGHTVIVIYDSLARLKLEEPELRRTLNAAGIPDSKILAINSIDDSERKPGEPRRGRKYEDPHDYDVLVCTSSVEVGVTFRCTLMFTEPGHGLASFVQRIGRVSRGSEGGRVVVSLYRQRRNRKTWTRRVADVLEHHDDLDVRVFIDEILRDVRSRLEPTRKEVEADFSKVGASVPFYRRASWRGAFWAALFVAAIRRTKMTVQKEARNRLWKIAPEIVKFVEAKIGEILSVGVVNHNLRRQSQPHKRWVKALLASALTYREIGATIIVVDPNGTRHTVTESFLRRATDILNRHIATETDGERIIHLMSRPLDEEIRAFPGKLHAQRLTLYVPSPIDEGSFSISIRELEKGSEQLNLRLVGEWRHRFGRFIPGPGESPRDPRKKVMAAATALVEKLGRPPLDEDYEDSSQSALFA
- a CDS encoding type II toxin-antitoxin system mRNA interferase toxin, RelE/StbE family, which codes for MIRGFRHRGLKRFYERGNRSLIRPDLHDRVEVMLAQLDVARSPEAMRLRQYRLHALKGKLRGYWSVTVKANWRIIFRFEGEDVYDVELIDYH
- a CDS encoding type I-D CRISPR-associated protein Csc2, encoding MIDKFKPYLNDRDLLEEVVAANGRNTYLMPSRRNAGHVALALVREIIAPTVFRNAEEEITDIEDRDGVRRVRATPSKFKFGERGRGLLVLRAWNVGGRLPQNRTAVGIRMPIRNAFDLNTLVFGDSAMLGTRVLPVKATVQYSDALSTVAYRDAVGESFHHRGDETGTLWDAEKHRNTENLFSRHFVRPGTFLIQILSCNGRQLPPIGLDHLLLSIGLAGSYGGQTSVTGINVRTHIAGIFAARLEAPISSPYELLRHLPPKSNSVETLTAAVENVMSQHYRVHSASDEACAYQRQLIDAFERDEPNLRSRYEAAAPRIADLFEQYFDPKKA